One genomic window of Capricornis sumatraensis isolate serow.1 chromosome 15, serow.2, whole genome shotgun sequence includes the following:
- the NNAT gene encoding neuronatin isoform X2, with translation MAAVAAASAELLIIGWYIFRVLLQVFLECCIYWVGFAFRNPPGTQPIARSEVFRYSLQKLAYTVSRTGRHVLGERRQRAPN, from the exons ATGGCGGCAGTGGCGGCAGCGTCGGCTGAATTGCTCATCATCGGCTGGTACATTTTCCGCGTGCTGCTGCAG GTGTTCCTGGAATGCTGCATTTACTGGGTAGGATTCGCTTTTCGAAATCCTCCAGGGACACAGCCCATTGCGAGAAGTGAG GTGTTCAGGTACTCCCTGCAGAAGCTGGCATACACGGTGTCGAGAACCGGACGGCACGTGCTGGGAGAGCGCCGCCAGCGGGCCCCCAACTGA
- the NNAT gene encoding neuronatin isoform X1: MAAVAAASAELLIIGWYIFRVLLQVFLECCIYWVGFAFRNPPGTQPIARSVQVLPAEAGIHGVENRTARAGRAPPAGPQLRLQPPPLGGRVTRCSCAIPPAREPAPRRNGASPVPSRQRSTCQGQ; the protein is encoded by the exons ATGGCGGCAGTGGCGGCAGCGTCGGCTGAATTGCTCATCATCGGCTGGTACATTTTCCGCGTGCTGCTGCAG GTGTTCCTGGAATGCTGCATTTACTGGGTAGGATTCGCTTTTCGAAATCCTCCAGGGACACAGCCCATTGCGAGAA GTGTTCAGGTACTCCCTGCAGAAGCTGGCATACACGGTGTCGAGAACCGGACGGCACGTGCTGGGAGAGCGCCGCCAGCGGGCCCCCAACTGAggctccagccccctcccctgggcGGCCGCGTCACCAGGTGCTCCTGTGCCATTCCACCAGCACGGGAGCCAGCGCCGCGCAGGAATGGGGCGTCCCCTGTGCCCTCTCGCCAGAGGAGCACTTGCCAAGGTCAGTGA
- the NNAT gene encoding neuronatin isoform X3: protein MAAVAAASAELLIIGWYIFRVLLQVFRYSLQKLAYTVSRTGRHVLGERRQRAPN from the exons ATGGCGGCAGTGGCGGCAGCGTCGGCTGAATTGCTCATCATCGGCTGGTACATTTTCCGCGTGCTGCTGCAG GTGTTCAGGTACTCCCTGCAGAAGCTGGCATACACGGTGTCGAGAACCGGACGGCACGTGCTGGGAGAGCGCCGCCAGCGGGCCCCCAACTGA